One window of the Atribacterota bacterium genome contains the following:
- the fabF gene encoding beta-ketoacyl-ACP synthase II yields MRHRVVITGMGAVAPIGNDVPTFWNNIKKGTCGIDFIKSFDTSDFKVKIAAEVKEIEEQNILDYKEAKRMDRYAQMAMIATDEAIRDANLEINSNSENDWGVIIGTGIGGFSTMEKENEKIIRNGPKKVSPLFIPMAISNMASASIAIKYGLRGVCESVVSACASGASAIHYAFRLLQQGIAPVILSGGTEAAITPLALAGFTSMGALYSHNEPKRASIPFDAERSGFVMGEGAGVIVMESLENAQQRGAKIYAELIGCGVTCDAYHITAPDPEGEGGALAMHKAVKEGGIDPSEVSYINAHGTSTPYNDLCETKAIKSVFADSAYTIPISSTKSMTAHMLGAAGAVEAIICIKAMQDSFIPPTIGLEQPDPDCDLDYVPKQGGEKELAYSLSNSFGFGGHNVSLLFKKWQS; encoded by the coding sequence ATGAGACATAGAGTGGTAATTACTGGAATGGGTGCCGTGGCACCTATTGGAAATGATGTACCAACATTCTGGAATAATATTAAAAAAGGTACCTGCGGTATTGATTTTATCAAGTCTTTTGATACTTCTGATTTTAAGGTTAAGATTGCAGCTGAGGTAAAGGAAATAGAGGAACAGAACATCTTGGATTACAAAGAGGCTAAAAGAATGGATCGTTATGCCCAGATGGCCATGATAGCAACAGATGAAGCAATAAGGGATGCCAATTTAGAAATTAATAGTAATTCTGAAAATGATTGGGGAGTGATTATAGGAACTGGAATCGGTGGCTTTTCTACCATGGAAAAGGAAAATGAAAAAATTATTAGGAATGGTCCCAAAAAAGTATCACCTCTCTTTATTCCCATGGCGATTTCCAATATGGCCTCTGCCAGTATAGCAATTAAATATGGATTAAGAGGGGTATGTGAAAGTGTAGTAAGTGCTTGTGCTTCAGGTGCTTCAGCGATTCATTATGCCTTTCGTTTGTTACAACAGGGTATTGCTCCGGTTATTTTAAGTGGAGGAACCGAAGCTGCTATTACACCTTTGGCTTTAGCCGGATTTACTTCTATGGGAGCTTTATATTCCCATAATGAACCAAAGCGAGCTTCCATTCCTTTTGATGCAGAAAGAAGCGGATTTGTTATGGGAGAAGGTGCAGGAGTCATAGTAATGGAGTCTTTAGAAAATGCTCAGCAAAGAGGAGCAAAAATATATGCAGAGCTAATTGGTTGTGGAGTAACCTGCGATGCCTATCATATTACTGCTCCCGATCCGGAAGGAGAAGGGGGAGCTTTAGCTATGCATAAAGCAGTGAAGGAAGGAGGGATAGATCCTTCTGAGGTATCATATATAAATGCTCATGGCACCAGTACTCCGTATAATGACCTTTGTGAAACAAAGGCCATAAAAAGTGTTTTTGCCGATAGTGCTTACACCATACCTATCAGTTCTACTAAGTCCATGACTGCTCATATGCTGGGAGCAGCCGGTGCAGTGGAAGCCATTATCTGTATAAAAGCCATGCAGGATAGTTTTATTCCTCCTACTATTGGTCTGGAACAGCCAGATCCGGATTGTGATCTGGATTATGTTCCCAAACAGGGTGGAGAAAAAGAATTGGCCTACTCACTATCCAATTCTTTTGGTTTTGGAGGACATAATGTCAGCCTTTTATTTAAAAAATGGCAATCTTAG
- the fabG gene encoding 3-oxoacyl-[acyl-carrier-protein] reductase produces the protein MSTGLKGKTAVITGGARGIGKAIALRLSQSGVNLIVNYNKNEEAARSLSLEINSWGSKCVTIQGDVSCPADAQKVIQSSLEHFQSLDILVNNAGITRDNLLIRMKEEEFNSVIAVNLLGTFYCTKYASKIMIKARQGRIVNISSVVGIGGNIGQANYAASKAGVIGFTKSVAKELATRNITVNAIAPGFIRTDMTDRLSSEQKEKILSYIPMGRLGLPEEVAHMALFLISDEANYITGQVFRVDGGMEI, from the coding sequence ATGTCAACAGGTTTAAAAGGCAAAACTGCTGTGATAACAGGGGGGGCTAGAGGGATTGGAAAGGCTATTGCTTTAAGACTATCTCAATCCGGTGTTAATTTAATTGTTAACTATAATAAGAATGAAGAGGCAGCCCGATCTTTATCTCTGGAGATAAATTCTTGGGGTAGCAAATGTGTAACCATTCAAGGAGATGTTAGCTGCCCTGCTGATGCTCAAAAGGTAATTCAATCTTCCCTGGAACACTTTCAGAGCTTGGATATTTTAGTAAATAATGCCGGGATTACCAGAGACAATCTGTTGATAAGAATGAAGGAGGAAGAATTTAATAGTGTTATTGCTGTTAATCTTCTGGGGACCTTTTATTGTACTAAATATGCCAGTAAGATTATGATAAAGGCGCGACAGGGTAGAATTGTAAATATATCTTCAGTGGTGGGAATCGGTGGAAATATTGGGCAAGCAAATTATGCTGCATCTAAAGCAGGTGTTATTGGATTTACAAAATCGGTAGCCAAGGAATTAGCTACCAGAAATATTACAGTTAACGCCATTGCTCCGGGATTTATTAGGACCGATATGACTGATCGGCTTTCCTCGGAGCAGAAAGAGAAAATATTATCTTACATACCTATGGGCAGACTTGGATTACCTGAGGAGGTAGCCCATATGGCACTTTTTCTGATTTCTGATGAAGCAAATTATATAACTGGTCAGGTCTTTCGGGTTGATGGCGGTATGGAAATATAA
- the fabD gene encoding ACP S-malonyltransferase produces MGKIAFLFSGQGAQYVGMGKELFENFSSCRKIYKIAEEALDLDMTKLCFEGAAQELNQTENTQPAILTASIAAWKILQERGFQPDVTAGLSLGEYSSLVCAEVLDFTTAVQLVRKRGKFMQEAVPLGVGKMLAVLGLADETVERICLEASSEGIVEPANYNYPGQVVIGGECKAVDVAGVIAKKEGAKRVMPLQVSAPFHTSMLRPASEKLAHELEQVEVKEIQIPVISNVIADYIEKKEMIREFLRKQVMYPILWTKCIIKMLQEGVDTFIEIGPGKVLSGFLKKIDRNIMVSNVEDLKSLNNTLRILEDNLCQQV; encoded by the coding sequence ATGGGGAAAATTGCCTTTTTATTTTCGGGACAGGGTGCTCAATATGTTGGTATGGGTAAGGAACTTTTTGAAAATTTTTCTTCCTGTCGAAAAATATATAAAATTGCTGAAGAAGCCCTTGACTTGGATATGACAAAACTCTGCTTTGAAGGCGCTGCCCAAGAATTAAATCAGACTGAAAATACCCAACCGGCAATTTTAACTGCCAGCATTGCTGCCTGGAAAATATTACAGGAAAGAGGATTTCAGCCAGATGTTACTGCTGGTTTAAGTTTAGGGGAATATTCTTCTTTAGTTTGTGCAGAGGTCCTGGATTTTACTACTGCAGTACAGCTGGTTCGGAAAAGAGGCAAATTTATGCAGGAAGCAGTACCATTAGGAGTTGGCAAGATGCTGGCTGTTTTAGGTCTGGCAGATGAAACAGTGGAAAGAATATGTCTAGAAGCAAGTTCGGAGGGGATTGTAGAGCCAGCCAACTATAATTACCCGGGACAGGTGGTAATTGGTGGTGAATGCAAAGCGGTCGATGTAGCTGGAGTAATAGCAAAAAAAGAAGGTGCTAAAAGAGTTATGCCCTTACAGGTCAGTGCTCCTTTTCATACTTCCATGCTTCGCCCGGCCTCAGAAAAATTAGCCCATGAACTTGAGCAAGTAGAGGTGAAAGAAATTCAAATCCCTGTTATCAGCAATGTTATTGCTGACTATATTGAGAAAAAAGAAATGATTAGAGAATTTTTAAGAAAACAGGTAATGTATCCCATTCTCTGGACAAAATGCATTATAAAGATGTTGCAGGAAGGTGTAGATACCTTCATTGAAATTGGTCCGGGTAAGGTATTGAGCGGTTTCTTGAAAAAAATTGATAGAAATATAATGGTCAGTAATGTAGAAGATTTGAAATCCTTGAATAATACCTTGAGAATACTGGAGGATAATTTATGTCAACAGGTTTAA
- the fabK gene encoding enoyl-[acyl-carrier-protein] reductase FabK codes for MIHTVINELLNIDYPIIQGGMAWIADAVLASAVSNAGGLGVIASGYASEDWIRKEIRKTRLLTKKPFALNIMLLNPEAEMVGKVAIEEGVEVIITGAGSPGKYISSWKSCGIKVIPVIPSVSIARRMENMGADAVIAEGGEAGGHIGELSTMALIPQVVDAVRIPVIAAGGIGDGRGLAAALMLGALGVQIGTRFLVAHECNISRAYKEKILHAKDTSTMVTGRATGHPVRVIKNQLAREFQRLEKKNASPEEYEELGQGSLYRAVREGDMEMGSIMAGQIAGLVQKEQSCREIIAEIFQQAEQVITGEALYLSENKTL; via the coding sequence ATGATACACACAGTTATTAATGAACTTCTTAATATTGATTATCCTATAATACAGGGAGGCATGGCCTGGATAGCTGATGCAGTTTTAGCTTCTGCAGTTTCCAATGCCGGAGGATTGGGTGTAATTGCTTCTGGTTATGCTTCAGAAGACTGGATAAGAAAAGAAATCAGAAAAACCAGGTTATTAACCAAAAAGCCATTTGCCTTAAATATTATGCTTTTGAATCCAGAAGCAGAAATGGTAGGGAAAGTGGCTATAGAGGAGGGTGTGGAAGTTATTATAACTGGTGCTGGTAGTCCTGGAAAATATATTTCTTCCTGGAAGAGTTGTGGAATAAAAGTAATCCCTGTTATTCCATCAGTATCCATCGCCCGTAGAATGGAAAATATGGGAGCAGATGCAGTTATAGCAGAGGGAGGGGAAGCAGGAGGGCATATCGGCGAATTATCTACTATGGCTCTTATTCCTCAGGTGGTAGATGCAGTTCGTATTCCAGTAATTGCTGCCGGAGGAATTGGAGATGGACGTGGCCTGGCTGCTGCTCTGATGCTGGGGGCTTTAGGTGTACAAATTGGAACCCGATTTTTAGTGGCACATGAATGCAATATTTCCAGAGCATATAAAGAAAAAATTTTGCATGCTAAAGATACCAGTACTATGGTAACTGGCAGAGCTACCGGCCACCCGGTTAGAGTAATAAAGAATCAACTAGCACGAGAATTTCAAAGATTGGAGAAAAAAAATGCCTCACCAGAAGAATATGAAGAATTAGGTCAAGGTTCACTTTATAGAGCAGTACGGGAAGGTGATATGGAAATGGGTTCCATTATGGCTGGTCAGATTGCTGGTTTAGTGCAAAAGGAACAGAGTTGTCGGGAAATCATTGCCGAAATTTTTCAACAGGCTGAACAGGTGATTACAGGGGAAGCCCTTTATTTAAGTGAAAATAAGACTCTATGA